A genomic segment from Fodinicola acaciae encodes:
- a CDS encoding arginine deiminase, with the protein MTAPPAKPYADSEVGRLRTVMLHRPGPELKRLTPRNNDDLLFDGIPWVGRAQEEHDAFAEALRGHGVEVLYLADLVRETLAVPDARAMVTEAVLADPRLGVGLRKAVGQLLDTLEPTALAEVLMAGLAHHELRTGRDTLTYTLMDEHDFVIDPLPNLLFTRDSSVWIGDQVAVTSFAMPARSRETTLTEAIYTHHPRFAGTELVYEPGFEHVEGGDVLLLAPGVIAVGVGERTTPAGAERLAQRVFERGLAHTVLALPIAQERATMHLDTICTMVDVDAVVMYPNIADSLVAYTMTAGEQPRLTGPEPFLTAAAKAMRIDMLRVIDTGLDPVTAEREQWDDGNNTLCIEPRLAVAYERNIETNARLEEAGIEVVRIAGSELGSGRGGPRCMSCPVSREPLQR; encoded by the coding sequence GTGACCGCACCGCCTGCGAAACCGTACGCCGACAGCGAGGTAGGACGGCTGCGCACCGTCATGCTGCACCGGCCGGGACCCGAGCTGAAACGGCTCACCCCACGCAACAACGACGACCTGCTCTTCGACGGCATCCCATGGGTCGGCCGCGCACAGGAAGAGCACGACGCCTTCGCCGAGGCGCTGCGCGGCCACGGCGTCGAAGTGCTCTATCTGGCGGATCTCGTACGCGAGACGCTCGCGGTGCCAGACGCGCGCGCGATGGTGACCGAGGCCGTGCTCGCCGACCCGCGGCTCGGTGTCGGCCTGCGCAAGGCGGTCGGACAGCTGCTGGACACGCTCGAGCCGACCGCGCTCGCCGAGGTCCTGATGGCGGGTCTCGCGCACCACGAGCTGCGCACCGGCCGCGACACGCTCACGTACACGCTGATGGACGAGCACGACTTCGTCATCGACCCGCTGCCGAACCTGCTGTTCACCCGCGACTCCAGTGTGTGGATCGGCGACCAAGTGGCGGTGACCAGTTTCGCGATGCCGGCCCGGTCGCGCGAGACCACGCTCACCGAGGCGATCTACACGCACCATCCGCGGTTCGCCGGCACCGAGCTGGTGTACGAGCCGGGCTTCGAGCACGTCGAAGGCGGTGACGTGCTGCTGCTCGCCCCCGGCGTGATCGCGGTCGGCGTCGGCGAGCGTACGACCCCGGCCGGTGCCGAGCGGCTGGCACAGCGGGTCTTCGAGCGCGGCCTGGCGCACACCGTGCTGGCGCTGCCGATCGCGCAGGAACGCGCCACGATGCACCTGGACACGATCTGCACGATGGTCGACGTGGACGCGGTGGTGATGTATCCGAACATCGCCGACAGCCTGGTCGCCTACACGATGACGGCCGGCGAGCAGCCCCGGCTGACCGGGCCGGAGCCGTTCCTGACCGCGGCGGCGAAGGCGATGCGGATCGACATGCTGCGGGTCATCGACACCGGCCTCGACCCGGTCACCGCCGAGCGCGAGCAGTGGGACGACGGCAACAACACGCTGTGCATCGAGCCGCGGCTGGCGGTCGCGTACGAGCGCAACATCGAGACCAACGCGCGGCTGGAGGAGGCCGGCATCGAAGTCGTCCGGATCGCCGGCTCCGAGCTCGGCAGCGGACGCGGCGGGCCACGCTGCATGTCCTGTCCGGTCAGCCGCGAGCCCCTGCAGCGGTAG
- a CDS encoding protein kinase domain-containing protein, translating into MSGERLVAERYRMLARIGAGGMGTVWRARDEMLHREVALKQVRLPDGIPERERRSSFQRLLREARLGARLRHPAICQVHDVLIVDDQPWIVMELLPGRSLDDLVERDGPLPPDQVAKIGVALLGALDAAHEAGVLHRDVKPANVIVDANGNPTLTDFGIAFELGQVSTTKTGYLVGSPAYVAPERVRGETAGPPSDIYSLGATLYTAVEGRPPYVRDSQLTTLAAAVTEAPDPMRLAGWIAPVLHGMLIKDPAQRWTSDRCRAALASGEAPAKATLPYPTPPRPADPPPPPPKRRKRGWIGVTVGLATAAVVLAADIGAGSYAFTWFSGLTSAYGGADDRFQVETAPVPVAGTKDVLVMGWKPGSDKPKAVVRRLTPASGKVVWTGPEIGEDDSFEQLVAAGTTGVAITKSAAFGFDLATGQRKWIQTLSNDLAGPCDSSCAVVAGRHVVALSKDGRVQAFDLASGRPAGNTTLESQPRDLWVVGDKVVVDDEVKAPYGHALKVIDPATGGTLHSAAPACQVSITDVHADADDWLFSADRKQVVALMSSGYSCAVGYSLPSLSKLFQHSYQPQDDDPIPSIWRDDDRTDIGGLQWADDKDGAGQLRTINPANGVVRTVFTAKNYRFMPRGIVAGVAIVEAAPSFDSEKPEIWAIDVATGKRLWNQSSRVKSSSDKQRVAVSAYAVVVASCLDESGTSASPCTYEGLNPRTGLSLAKTDKPEPGIIPAIDSVTSTADYVFVRAGGQLVTLDPKTGALLSASGGL; encoded by the coding sequence GTGAGCGGCGAGCGGCTGGTTGCCGAGCGATACCGGATGCTCGCACGGATCGGCGCCGGTGGGATGGGTACGGTCTGGCGGGCTCGCGACGAGATGCTGCACCGCGAGGTGGCCCTCAAGCAGGTGCGGCTGCCGGACGGCATCCCCGAGCGGGAGCGGCGCAGCAGCTTCCAACGGCTGCTCCGCGAGGCCCGGCTCGGCGCCCGGCTGCGGCATCCGGCGATCTGCCAGGTGCACGACGTGCTGATCGTCGACGACCAGCCGTGGATCGTCATGGAGCTGCTGCCGGGCCGTTCGCTCGACGACCTCGTCGAACGGGACGGGCCGCTGCCGCCCGACCAGGTCGCCAAGATCGGTGTCGCGTTGCTCGGCGCGCTCGACGCCGCGCACGAAGCCGGCGTGCTGCACCGGGACGTGAAGCCGGCCAACGTGATCGTGGACGCCAACGGCAACCCGACGCTGACCGACTTCGGCATCGCCTTCGAGCTCGGCCAGGTGTCGACCACCAAGACCGGCTATCTGGTCGGCTCGCCCGCGTACGTCGCGCCGGAGCGGGTACGCGGCGAGACCGCCGGTCCGCCGAGCGACATCTACTCGCTCGGCGCGACGCTCTACACAGCGGTCGAAGGACGGCCGCCGTACGTGCGGGACAGCCAGCTCACCACGCTGGCCGCCGCGGTCACCGAGGCGCCGGACCCGATGCGGCTGGCCGGCTGGATCGCGCCGGTGTTGCACGGCATGTTGATCAAGGATCCGGCGCAGCGGTGGACCTCGGACCGGTGCCGCGCCGCGTTGGCGAGCGGCGAAGCGCCGGCGAAGGCGACGCTTCCGTACCCGACACCACCTCGTCCGGCGGACCCGCCGCCACCTCCGCCGAAGCGGCGCAAACGGGGTTGGATCGGCGTGACGGTCGGCCTGGCCACCGCCGCGGTCGTCCTGGCCGCCGACATCGGCGCCGGCTCGTACGCTTTCACCTGGTTCAGCGGCCTGACCAGTGCGTATGGCGGCGCCGACGATCGATTCCAGGTCGAGACGGCACCGGTGCCGGTGGCGGGCACCAAGGACGTGCTGGTGATGGGGTGGAAGCCGGGCTCCGACAAGCCGAAGGCGGTCGTACGCCGGCTGACACCGGCGTCCGGAAAGGTGGTGTGGACCGGGCCGGAGATCGGCGAGGACGACTCCTTCGAGCAGCTGGTGGCGGCTGGTACGACCGGCGTCGCGATCACCAAGAGCGCCGCGTTTGGCTTCGACCTGGCGACCGGTCAGCGCAAATGGATCCAGACCCTGTCCAACGACCTGGCCGGTCCGTGCGACTCGTCCTGTGCCGTCGTCGCCGGCCGACATGTGGTGGCGCTGAGCAAGGACGGCCGCGTCCAGGCCTTCGACCTGGCCAGCGGCCGGCCCGCCGGCAACACCACGTTGGAGTCGCAGCCGCGGGACCTGTGGGTCGTCGGTGACAAGGTCGTCGTCGACGACGAGGTGAAGGCACCCTACGGTCACGCGCTGAAGGTCATCGACCCGGCGACCGGCGGCACGCTGCACTCCGCGGCGCCGGCCTGCCAGGTGAGCATCACCGACGTACACGCCGACGCCGACGACTGGCTTTTCAGCGCCGACCGCAAGCAGGTCGTGGCGCTGATGTCGTCCGGATACAGCTGCGCGGTCGGTTATTCACTGCCGAGTCTTTCCAAGCTTTTCCAGCACAGCTACCAGCCACAAGACGACGACCCGATCCCGTCGATCTGGCGCGACGACGACCGCACCGACATCGGCGGCCTGCAGTGGGCCGACGACAAGGACGGCGCCGGCCAGCTGCGGACGATCAACCCCGCCAACGGTGTCGTGCGTACGGTCTTCACCGCCAAGAACTACAGGTTCATGCCGCGCGGCATCGTCGCCGGCGTGGCGATCGTCGAGGCGGCACCGTCCTTCGACAGCGAGAAGCCGGAGATCTGGGCCATCGACGTGGCCACCGGCAAGCGGCTGTGGAACCAAAGCAGCAGAGTGAAGAGCAGCAGTGACAAGCAACGGGTCGCGGTCAGCGCGTACGCGGTCGTCGTCGCGTCCTGCCTGGACGAGAGCGGCACCTCGGCGAGCCCCTGCACGTACGAGGGGCTCAACCCGCGCACCGGCCTGAGCCTGGCCAAGACCGACAAACCTGAGCCAGGGATCATCCCGGCCATCGACAGCGTCACGAGCACGGCCGACTATGTCTTCGTACGAGCCGGCGGCCAGCTGGTCACGCTCGACCCGAAGACCGGCGCGCTGCTCTCCGCTTCCGGCGGGCTCTAA
- a CDS encoding histidine phosphatase family protein, protein MKRLLVFRHGQSEANLVGSLDCEVPGPPLTERGRQEAKALVDTLAGEDVAAIWASTMIRSQQTAQPLADARGLSVRVRADLRECHVGDLHARHDEEAHELFDEMAVAWWLDANLDVRRPGGESGREVVDRIGAVLTEAVGSLAEGETAVVVSHAAAIRLTIPQLCPGISPLHALRHHLPNTGLVEVEVNGGDWLCRSWNGAPPG, encoded by the coding sequence GTGAAGCGGCTGCTGGTGTTCCGGCACGGGCAGAGCGAGGCCAACCTGGTCGGCAGCCTGGACTGCGAGGTGCCCGGTCCGCCGCTCACCGAGCGGGGCCGGCAGGAGGCGAAGGCGCTGGTCGACACGCTCGCCGGCGAGGACGTGGCGGCCATCTGGGCCTCCACGATGATCCGGTCGCAGCAGACCGCGCAGCCACTGGCCGACGCCCGCGGCCTGTCCGTACGCGTCCGCGCCGACCTGCGCGAGTGCCACGTCGGTGACCTGCACGCCCGGCACGACGAGGAGGCGCACGAGCTCTTCGACGAGATGGCGGTCGCCTGGTGGCTCGACGCCAACCTGGACGTACGCCGGCCGGGCGGTGAGTCCGGGCGTGAGGTCGTCGACCGGATCGGCGCGGTGCTGACCGAGGCCGTCGGCTCGCTCGCCGAAGGTGAGACCGCGGTCGTGGTCTCGCATGCGGCGGCGATCCGGCTGACGATCCCGCAGCTGTGTCCCGGCATCTCGCCGCTGCACGCACTGCGCCACCACCTGCCCAACACCGGCCTGGTGGAGGTGGAGGTCAACGGCGGCGACTGGCTGTGCCGCAGCTGGAACGGCGCGCCGCCGGGTTAG
- a CDS encoding sortase domain-containing protein: MSGLESRRRFVTVVATLVVVAVVAGVGYGLVSLFFGAPGSRPPATAQAPSGAPTPSASTPALSHSIPTHLSIPAIGVDGALQQVGVDPARNTLQQPAKPAQAAWFKNSRTPGQTGAAILVGYISTGTKTHGVFAKLGALKPGGEIRIARADGTTVVFAVDSITEYAANELPTDKVFANTAEPTLRIITCGGSLHGGGKTSTNVVVYAHMTATA; the protein is encoded by the coding sequence ATGAGCGGTTTAGAAAGCAGAAGGCGTTTCGTCACGGTGGTGGCGACCCTCGTGGTCGTCGCCGTCGTGGCGGGCGTCGGTTATGGCCTGGTGTCCCTGTTCTTCGGGGCGCCAGGCTCCCGACCGCCGGCGACGGCACAGGCACCGTCCGGCGCTCCGACGCCGTCGGCCAGCACGCCGGCGCTGAGCCATTCCATCCCGACCCACCTGTCGATCCCGGCGATCGGCGTGGACGGCGCACTGCAGCAGGTTGGCGTCGATCCGGCGCGAAACACGCTGCAGCAACCCGCCAAGCCGGCACAGGCGGCCTGGTTCAAGAACTCGCGTACGCCTGGGCAGACCGGCGCCGCGATCCTGGTCGGCTACATCTCCACCGGCACCAAGACCCACGGCGTCTTCGCCAAGCTCGGCGCGCTCAAGCCGGGCGGCGAGATCCGGATCGCGCGGGCCGACGGCACGACGGTCGTCTTCGCGGTGGACAGCATCACCGAATACGCGGCCAACGAGCTGCCGACCGACAAGGTCTTCGCCAACACCGCCGAGCCGACTCTGCGGATCATCACCTGCGGCGGCTCCCTGCACGGCGGCGGCAAAACCTCGACCAACGTCGTCGTTTACGCACACATGACAGCCACGGCCTAG
- a CDS encoding histidine phosphatase family protein, with translation MERQVIAVRHGESAANAAFAIADRTGVEPTGLPPRDADVVLTETGRRQSLALGRWLAGLPSGERPQVIRSSVFVRARATAELISEAFTPAPPLSLDERLRDRDMGAFELLTAGAIRRRFPQESARRDRVGDLFYRPPGGESLADVGIRVRGVLAELDDHRTLIVAHDAVVLMLRYVLEGLSEDDLRSVVRDDPVRNSSVTRWRRRGDRWELLDYNRLDHLG, from the coding sequence ATGGAACGTCAGGTCATCGCCGTACGCCACGGGGAAAGCGCGGCCAACGCGGCCTTCGCGATCGCCGACCGGACCGGCGTGGAGCCGACCGGCCTGCCACCGCGCGACGCGGACGTGGTGCTGACCGAGACCGGCCGCCGCCAGTCGCTGGCGCTCGGCCGCTGGCTGGCCGGCCTGCCGTCCGGCGAACGGCCACAGGTCATCCGGTCATCGGTGTTCGTACGCGCACGAGCCACCGCCGAGCTGATCAGCGAAGCGTTCACGCCGGCGCCGCCGCTGTCACTGGACGAGCGGCTGCGCGACCGTGACATGGGGGCCTTCGAGCTGCTCACCGCCGGTGCCATCCGGCGCCGGTTTCCGCAGGAGTCGGCTCGCCGCGACCGGGTCGGCGACCTCTTCTACCGGCCGCCTGGCGGCGAGTCGCTGGCCGATGTCGGCATCCGGGTCCGCGGCGTACTGGCCGAGCTGGACGACCACCGCACGCTCATCGTCGCGCACGACGCGGTCGTACTGATGCTTCGCTATGTGCTCGAAGGCCTCAGCGAGGACGACCTGCGCTCGGTCGTACGCGACGACCCGGTGCGCAACTCGTCGGTGACGCGCTGGCGGCGGCGCGGTGACCGTTGGGAACTCCTCGACTACAACCGGCTCGACCACCTCGGCTGA
- the pheA gene encoding prephenate dehydratase, with product MPGVPPQRFTYLGPEGTFAEQALLTIAAARDGVREPAANVPEALDAVRAGEAGAALVPLENSVEGAVGVTLDELAFGEPLQITREVLLPVRFGLFGRPGTELSAVRTVASHPHGLAQVRSWMRKNLPDAEQRSTSSTSEAATAVARGDFDAAACAAVAGERNHLRLLVDDIGEESDAVTRFVLVTRPGRPPERTGDDFTSFVAFIAHDRAGALLEVLTELAVRGINLTRIESRPTKERLGRYCFFLDCTGHINDDRVGEALMGLRRICADVRFLGSYPAAEPSPPYTSRPGTSDADFTDAAAWLRALRDGSERG from the coding sequence GTGCCTGGTGTCCCTCCACAGCGATTCACCTATCTCGGTCCGGAAGGTACGTTCGCCGAGCAGGCGCTGCTGACGATCGCGGCGGCCCGCGACGGCGTACGCGAGCCGGCCGCCAACGTGCCCGAGGCGCTCGACGCCGTACGGGCCGGCGAGGCCGGCGCGGCGTTGGTGCCACTGGAAAACTCCGTCGAAGGCGCGGTCGGCGTCACGCTCGACGAGCTGGCCTTCGGCGAGCCGTTGCAGATCACCAGAGAGGTGTTGCTGCCGGTGCGGTTCGGCCTGTTCGGCCGTCCCGGCACCGAGCTGTCCGCCGTACGCACCGTCGCCAGCCATCCGCACGGCCTGGCGCAGGTGCGCTCCTGGATGCGCAAGAACCTGCCGGACGCCGAGCAGCGCTCCACCTCCTCGACCTCGGAGGCGGCGACCGCGGTGGCGCGCGGCGACTTCGACGCGGCGGCCTGCGCGGCGGTGGCCGGCGAGCGCAATCATCTGCGGCTGTTGGTCGACGACATCGGTGAGGAGTCCGACGCGGTCACCCGGTTCGTGCTGGTGACGCGGCCAGGCCGGCCGCCGGAGCGCACCGGCGACGACTTCACCTCTTTCGTCGCGTTCATCGCGCACGACCGCGCCGGCGCGCTCCTGGAGGTGCTGACCGAGCTGGCCGTACGCGGCATCAACCTGACCAGGATCGAGTCGCGGCCGACCAAGGAGCGGCTCGGCCGCTATTGCTTCTTCCTCGACTGCACCGGCCACATCAACGACGACCGGGTCGGCGAGGCGCTGATGGGTCTGCGGCGGATCTGTGCGGACGTACGCTTCCTCGGCTCCTATCCGGCCGCCGAGCCGTCGCCGCCCTACACCAGCCGGCCGGGCACGTCCGACGCCGACTTCACCGACGCGGCCGCGTGGCTGCGCGCCCTGCGGGACGGATCCGAGCGCGGGTGA